CTTGCAGACCTATATTGACGATAAGCTCTTCGCCCGGGAAGAGAATCAGAAGCTGATCGATTACACGACGCTGAACCGGACGGAGTATTATATTGAACCTGATGTTGCCAAGCTGGCTGCTCATCCAACGCCGAAGCTGCTCATCATTGATGATCCCGACTATTTAGATGAAATCGCTCCTCAGCTTCGCGAGTTGCTCGGCGAGGATGTGCATATTACAAAATCGAAGCCGAATTTCCTTGAAATTATGCATCACGAAGGTACGAAAGGCCATGCCCTAAAGTTCCTGGCTGCTCATTTTGGCTGCGATATGTCGCAGACGATTGCGATTGGTGATTCCTGGAATGACCATGAAATGCTGGAGGCCGCCGGTCTTGGTGTGGCGATGGGCAACGCGATTCCAGCCCTGAAGGAGCTCGCCGATTATGTAACGCTTAGCAATAATGAAGATGGAGTTAAAGCAGCCATCGACAAGTTCATACTACAACCGGAGTAATAATAACCCTCAGGTTAGTTTTCTGGCTAAAAGGGCCTGAAATCCACTTCTTCATGGATTTCAGGCCCTTTTCTCTTTGTCCCGATGTATCATCGGGCTCTAAACATCTAATCCTACCCTAGCGACACTCTCATTCCTGTGCTGGCAAAGGATGCACCCTTAGGCAGAGCATAATCCTTACGCTGATCGATATCATGAGACATATGTGTAAAGATCGTACGCTTTGGTTTAATTTCCTGCAGTAGACCCAGTGCCTCCGTTACATCATAGACAGACCGCGTAGAGAATTCGGCCAGCTCTTTATAGAAGCTTGTTCCAAGGATCAACAGATCAAGCCCTTGGAGCGGCGCTCTCTGCTCCGGCGGCAAATCGATGGAATCCGAGCAGTAAGCCCAGGCGTAGCCGGGCTTATCAAGCCGATAGGCATAGGAATAGCCATTCTTGCCGTGGTTTACTTTCCAGCCATATATCTTCCATCTAGCCAATACGATACCTTCATCCACAAAATGTATATCGAGATTCCGTTCCAGCCAAGGATATTGGCGTAGAATGATGTCCACGACTTCACGGGGAGCGTACATTTGCCCTCTTCTCCCCAGCCAGCGGCAGGCATCGGCCCATTCCGGCAATCCTCCGATATGGTCGAAGTGAGCGTGCGTAATCAGCATGTGCTCGATAAATCTCTGGCCACGCCGCTCCATGCTGACCCGGAAATCCGGACCACAATCGATCATGAATTGCTCCTCTGCCCCGCATTCTACTGCTACAGCAGAACGATACCTCCGGTTCTCTCCGCCGCTCCTTGCTTCCGTACATACTTCGCAATCGCAATACAGTCTTGGCACGCCCATCGCATCACCTGTACCAAGGAACACAAGTTGATCCATCCATGTCCTCTCCGTTCCATAATCAATTCTTTATCTATAAGAAGTTGTTCGAAAAGTCCGCTTTTAATAAGAAAACCGATCGAAGTAATTCAAGGATGAGCGACCGCGATCCAGAGGTAGTTTTTCTTGCGATATAGAATTTCATCAGCTACGCTGATAACGAATAAATTCTATATCTAACACGAAGTGAATCAGGTGGCCACTCGGCATCGAATCTTGAATTCAGCCGGGCCTAAGCAGATGCTTACGAAGTCATGTTTCCTGCGGAAACATCTCAGGTGCTCACGTACCCACTAGAAGCAAATGCTTACGAGGTCGTTTTCTA
The window above is part of the Paenibacillus lutimineralis genome. Proteins encoded here:
- a CDS encoding Cof-type HAD-IIB family hydrolase; the encoded protein is MYKLIAIDIDDTLINDSKEVTPATQQALEQAIAKGVIVTLATGRAYASAQAIARQIGMNVPIITYQGSLVKNLLDEKVLYERYVPMEAVRKVFDYCMLHHLHLQTYIDDKLFAREENQKLIDYTTLNRTEYYIEPDVAKLAAHPTPKLLIIDDPDYLDEIAPQLRELLGEDVHITKSKPNFLEIMHHEGTKGHALKFLAAHFGCDMSQTIAIGDSWNDHEMLEAAGLGVAMGNAIPALKELADYVTLSNNEDGVKAAIDKFILQPE
- a CDS encoding MBL fold metallo-hydrolase is translated as MDQLVFLGTGDAMGVPRLYCDCEVCTEARSGGENRRYRSAVAVECGAEEQFMIDCGPDFRVSMERRGQRFIEHMLITHAHFDHIGGLPEWADACRWLGRRGQMYAPREVVDIILRQYPWLERNLDIHFVDEGIVLARWKIYGWKVNHGKNGYSYAYRLDKPGYAWAYCSDSIDLPPEQRAPLQGLDLLILGTSFYKELAEFSTRSVYDVTEALGLLQEIKPKRTIFTHMSHDIDQRKDYALPKGASFASTGMRVSLG